In Spirochaetaceae bacterium, the genomic window CGCGGCGAAGCGCGCCTGTCACGGCACGAGTACGCACGCGATTACGGCAGCGGCTGGGACAGTCCGGCGGCGCTCAGGATTCGTTCGACGCTCTCCGCCACGCCGGCGAGGCTGGTGTCGACGATGCAGTCCGCCGGCACCGGCGTCTCATACGCGGCGGCATCCCAGGGGCGCCGGTACACACCCTTGTAGTCACGCTGCCGGGCAATCCCGGGCGGACAGTGCAACCCCACCATCACCAGGCCGGGCAGCTCCCGCGCGGGCTCCCGGATCTGCTCGGTCGGAGACACCATCGCCACCACCACGTCGATGTCGCGCGCCAGGCGGGCGGCCAGGGCAGCCACCCGGCGCACGTTCTCCAACCGGTCGGCCGCGGAGAAACCTAGCCCCCGGCTCAGCTCGCCCCGCCGCACCACGTCGCCGTCGACAAGGCACGCTACCCGACCGACTGCACCCAAACCATCTACCAGGGCACGCCCGATCGTGGTCTTGCCCGAACACGGCATGCCGGTGAGCCAGAAAACTGCCATTCAACACCCGAATTGGCGGCACCATAATGCCGCAGCCACGCATTCATCAAGGCTTCAACCCGGACGGGGAGGCACTGCAGGCGACCGCCCACGGGGTGGCGGGTTCACCCGGCGCCTGGGCCGGCGGCCGAGAAGCTTGACGCGGCACTGCGCTAGCCCGCCATCGATCGGCGCCGCCGGCGACGGCGGAGTCAGTGTTGCCGCTTTCGATCGCCCCCGTGCGATCGCGCCGGTTCGCTCGGTTCCCCGGGACGGCGCGGGTTGTGATAGGCTTGTGCGAACGCCCGCGCGACCCGGTCGCGCCGCAACCCAAGGAGAGAACGATGTCCGAAATAGAACTGCTCGAAGAGCTCAAGAAAATCGATACGCCCACCATCACCAACGTGGTGGCCACCTATCCCGGCGACGAGTTGTGCCTGGAGCTGTACCATCCCTGGGAGGCGAACTGGTACACCGACAACCGGCTGATGTGCTGGTACCCGGAACTCGGGCCGATCGCCGGCTACGCGGTGACCTGCACCTACAGCGTCACCGATCCAGGCTACTCCGGGGTGTCGTTGATGGACGTGCTGGAGGCGGCGGACCGGCAGGACGGACCCTCCATCTTCTGTTTCGAGCAGCGCTTCCCCGCGGAACTGGCCGACAAGGTGGGGCTGTCCGGCGGCAACATGACCTCCGCGTTGCGCGCCTGCGGCGCCATCGGCGCGGTGACCAACGGCCCGTCGCGCGACATCCACGAGATCCGCCCGATGAAGTTCCAGTACCTGACGCGTGGCATCTGCGCCGGTCACGGCCCGCAGGCGATCCAGGGCGTGCAGGTGCCGGTGAGCCTGTGCGGCATGGACGTGGCGCCGGGCGACATCGTGCACATGGACGAGAACGGCGCGGTGAAGTTTCCCGCCAGCCGCCTCGAAGAGGTGGTGACCAACGCCAAGCTGCTGCTGGCTAAGGAGGATGTCCGGGTCGGCAAGCTGCTGCAGGCGGAGGGGCTGGCGGAAGTGCGCGCCATCATGGGCGGCCACCAGTACGTGAAGAAGTAGCCCCGGCCATGCAGGTCACCGGGCTCACCGCGGCCACCCTGGTCATACCACTGCGCAACCCCACCTCGATCGCCGCCCGCACCATGACCGAGCGCCACTATACGCTGGTCAAGGTGACCACCGACGCCGGCGTGGAGGGGCTGGGGTTCTGCTACTGCGGCAACGCCGCCGGCTGGTTGGTAACGAGCGCGGTGCGCGACCTGCTCGCCCGTCACGTGGTGGGCCGCGACCCGCACCACACGGAGGGCATCTGGGACGACATGTACGCCGATGCCCTGCTGGTGGGGCGGCGCGGGGCGGTGCTGCGCGCCATGAGCGCCATCGACATCGCCCTGTGGGACGCCAATGCCAAGGCCGCGGAGCTGCCCCTGTACCGCTACCTGGGCGCGGCGCGCGGCGACACGGTGCCGGCCTACGCCAGCGGCGGCTATT contains:
- a CDS encoding adenylyl-sulfate kinase, producing MAVFWLTGMPCSGKTTIGRALVDGLGAVGRVACLVDGDVVRRGELSRGLGFSAADRLENVRRVAALAARLARDIDVVVAMVSPTEQIREPARELPGLVMVGLHCPPGIARQRDYKGVYRRPWDAAAYETPVPADCIVDTSLAGVAESVERILSAAGLSQPLP